Proteins encoded together in one Onychomys torridus chromosome 1, mOncTor1.1, whole genome shotgun sequence window:
- the Gng8 gene encoding guanine nucleotide-binding protein G(I)/G(S)/G(O) subunit gamma-8, which yields MSNNMAKIAEARKTVEQLKLEVNIDRMKVSQAAAELLAFCETHAKDDPLVTPVPAAENPFRDKRLFCTLL from the exons ATGTCCAACAACATGGCCAAGATCGCTGAGGCCCGCAAGACGGTGGAGCAGCTGAAGCTGGAAGTGAACATCGATCGCATGAAG GTGTCGCAGGCGGCGGCTGAGCTCCTGGCTTTCTGTGAGACGCACGCTAAGGATGACCCACTGGTGACTCCTGTCCCCGCCGCCGAGAACCCCTTCCGCGACAAGCGACTCTTTTGCACCCTGCTCTGA
- the Ptgir gene encoding prostacyclin receptor yields the protein MADSCRNLTYVRDSVGPATSTLMFVAGVVGNGLALGILGARRKSHPSAFAVLVTGLAVTDLLGTCFLSPAVFVAYARNSSLLGLAHGGSALCDTFAFAMTFFGLASTLILFAMAVERCLALSHPYLYAQLDGPRCARLALPAIYAFCCLFCSLPLMGLGEHQQYCPGSWCFIRMRATQPGGCAFSLAYASLVALLVTSIFFCNGSVTLSLCHMYRQQRRHHGSLVPTSRAREDEVDHLILLALMTGIMAVCSLPLTIRGFTQAIAPDSSEMGDLLAFRFNAFNPILDPWVFILFRKTVFQRLKLWLCCLCPHSVHGDLQTPLSRPASERRDPLAPTALQDKEGNWVPLTSWGTGQVAPLTAVPLSGDGSCSVGKPSKRDAMVACSLC from the exons ATGGCAGATTCTTGCCGGAACCTCACCTACGTGCGAGACTCGGTAGGACCTGCCACCAGCACCCTGATGTTCGTGGCCGGAGTGGTGGGCAACGGGCTGGCATTGGGCATCCTGGGTGCGAGACGCAAGTCACACCCCTCGGCCTTTGCAGTGCTGGTGACTGGGCTGGCGGTGACAGATCTGCTGGGCACGTGCTTCTTGAGCCCTGCGGTGTTCGTGGCCTACGCTCGAAACAGCTCCCTGCTGGGCCTGGCCCACGGAGGGTCAGCGCTGTGCGACACGTTTGCCTTCGCTATGACTTTCTTTGGCCTGGCCTCCACGCTCATCCTCTTTGCCATGGCTGTGGAGCGATGCCTGGCGCTCAGTCACCCCTACCTGTACGCCCAGCTGGATGGGCCACGCTGTGCCCGCTTGGCGCTGCCTGCCATCTACGCGTTCTGTTGCCTCTTCTGCTCACTGCCCCTGATGGGCCTGGGCGAGCATCAGCAGTACTGTCCCGGGAGCTGGTGCTTCATCCGTATGCGTGCCACCCAGCCTGGTGGCTGTGCCTTCTCCCTGGCTTACGCCAGCCTCGTGGCCCTGCTGGTGACTTCCATCTTCTTCTGCAACGGCTCCGTCACTCTCAGCCTCTGCCACATGTACCGCCAGCAGAGACGCCACCATGGCTCGTTGGTGCCGACCTCTCGGGCACGAGAGGACGAAGTTGACCACCTGATTCTGCTGGCCCTCATGACGGGCATCATGGCTGTGTGTTCCCTGCCTCTCACG ATCCGAGGCTTCACCCAGGCCATTGCCCCGGACAGCAGTGAGATGGGGGACCTCCTCGCCTTCCGCTTCAATGCCTTCAACCCCATCCTGGACCCCTGGGTCTTCATCCTTTTCCGAAAGACTGTCTTCCAGCGCCTCAAGCTTTGGTTATGTTGCTTGTGTCCCCATTCTGTCCATGGGGACTTACAGACACCCCTTTCCCGGCCTGCATCTGAGAGAAGAGACCCACTGGCTCCCACTGCTCTCCAGGATAAGGAAGGGAACTGGGTGCCCCTGACATCCTGGGGCACTGGGCAGGTGGCACCATTGACTGCTGTGCCTCTGTCTGGTGACGGCAGCTGCTCTGTGGGAAAGCCATCCAAAAGAGACGCCATGGTGGCTTGCTCCCTCTGCTGA
- the Calm3 gene encoding calmodulin-3 encodes MADQLTEEQIAEFKEAFSLFDKDGDGTITTKELGTVMRSLGQNPTEAELQDMINEVDADGNGTIDFPEFLTMMARKMKDTDSEEEIREAFRVFDKDGNGYISAAELRHVMTNLGEKLTDEEVDEMIREADIDGDGQVNYEEFVQMMTAK; translated from the exons agTTCAAGGAAGCTTTCTCCCTGTTCGACAAGGATGGAGATGGCACCATTACTACCAAGGAACTGGGGACTGTGATGAGATCGCTGGGCCAGAATCCCACTGAGGCCGAGCTGCAGGACATGATCAATGAGGTGGACGCTGATG GGAATGGGACCATTGACTTCCCAGAGTTCCTGACCATGATGGCCAGAAAGATGAAGGACACAGACAGTGAGGAGGAGATCCGAGAGGCCTTCCGTGTCTTTGACAAG GACGGGAATGGCTATATCAGTGCCGCCGAGCTGCGTCACGTTATGACGAACCTGGGGGAGAAGCTGACGGACGAGGAAGTGGATGAGATGATCCGAGAGGCTGACATTGATGGAGATGGCCAGGTCAATTATGAAG AGTTTGTCCAGATGATGACTGCGAAGTGA